One region of Salvelinus namaycush isolate Seneca chromosome 3, SaNama_1.0, whole genome shotgun sequence genomic DNA includes:
- the LOC120040630 gene encoding LIM domain-containing protein 2-like isoform X2, with translation MDNRNAPEDKPVQRSKSFSFKTPREVCSSCEKTVYPMERLVANNLIFHSACFCCKHCNTKLSLGTFAALSGDFYCKPHFQQLFKSKGNYDEGFGRKQHKELWTSKEGENITKTA, from the exons GACAACAGAAATGCCCCTGAAGATAAACCTGTCCAGCGCTCCAAA TCCTTCAGCTTCAAGACACCGAGGGAGGTGTGCTCGTCATGTGAGAAGACCGTCTACCCCATGGAGAGATTGGTGGCTAACAACCTGATATTCCACTCGGCCTGTTTCTGCTGCAAACACTGCAACACCAAACTCAG CCTGGGCACATTTGCTGCCCTTTCGGGTGATTTCTACTGCAAGCCGCACTTCCAGCAGCTCTTCAAGAGCAAAGGCAACTATGATGAGGGCTTTGGCCGCAAGCAGCACAAGGAGCTTTGGACCTCCAAGGAGGGAGAGAACATAACAAAGACTGCGTAG
- the LOC120040630 gene encoding LIM domain-containing protein 2-like isoform X3, with the protein MSFSFKTPREVCSSCEKTVYPMERLVANNLIFHSACFCCKHCNTKLSLGTFAALSGDFYCKPHFQQLFKSKGNYDEGFGRKQHKELWTSKEGENITKTA; encoded by the exons TCCTTCAGCTTCAAGACACCGAGGGAGGTGTGCTCGTCATGTGAGAAGACCGTCTACCCCATGGAGAGATTGGTGGCTAACAACCTGATATTCCACTCGGCCTGTTTCTGCTGCAAACACTGCAACACCAAACTCAG CCTGGGCACATTTGCTGCCCTTTCGGGTGATTTCTACTGCAAGCCGCACTTCCAGCAGCTCTTCAAGAGCAAAGGCAACTATGATGAGGGCTTTGGCCGCAAGCAGCACAAGGAGCTTTGGACCTCCAAGGAGGGAGAGAACATAACAAAGACTGCGTAG
- the LOC120040630 gene encoding LIM domain-containing protein 2-like isoform X1, whose protein sequence is MDTDNRNAPEDKPVQRSKSFSFKTPREVCSSCEKTVYPMERLVANNLIFHSACFCCKHCNTKLSLGTFAALSGDFYCKPHFQQLFKSKGNYDEGFGRKQHKELWTSKEGENITKTA, encoded by the exons ATGGACACG GACAACAGAAATGCCCCTGAAGATAAACCTGTCCAGCGCTCCAAA TCCTTCAGCTTCAAGACACCGAGGGAGGTGTGCTCGTCATGTGAGAAGACCGTCTACCCCATGGAGAGATTGGTGGCTAACAACCTGATATTCCACTCGGCCTGTTTCTGCTGCAAACACTGCAACACCAAACTCAG CCTGGGCACATTTGCTGCCCTTTCGGGTGATTTCTACTGCAAGCCGCACTTCCAGCAGCTCTTCAAGAGCAAAGGCAACTATGATGAGGGCTTTGGCCGCAAGCAGCACAAGGAGCTTTGGACCTCCAAGGAGGGAGAGAACATAACAAAGACTGCGTAG